One window from the genome of Pseudonocardia hierapolitana encodes:
- a CDS encoding 2OG-Fe(II) oxygenase, translating to MTAVLDRLDVPALQERLDTDGVAGTQALLAPEQCADVIAMFDEDERFRSTVVMARHAFGEGSYRYFADPLPPLVQQLREQLYPPLAEIANTWAERLGERTFPTELDALLAECAAAGQHRPTPLVLRYGPGGYNCLHQDVYGDLTFPLQFLVMLSRPDEDFTGGESVFVEQRPRQQSRPIVLRPRQGEAVVFPVHHRPQHGSRGFHRVQMRHGVSAVHSGSRHVLGIIFHNAR from the coding sequence ATGACCGCAGTGCTCGACCGACTGGACGTGCCCGCCCTGCAGGAGCGCCTCGACACCGACGGCGTCGCGGGCACGCAGGCGCTGCTCGCACCCGAGCAGTGCGCGGACGTGATCGCGATGTTCGACGAGGACGAGCGGTTCCGCAGCACCGTGGTGATGGCCCGGCACGCGTTCGGCGAAGGCAGCTACCGGTACTTCGCCGACCCGCTCCCGCCGCTGGTCCAGCAGTTGCGGGAGCAGCTGTACCCGCCACTCGCGGAGATCGCCAACACCTGGGCGGAACGGCTGGGCGAGCGGACGTTCCCGACCGAGCTGGACGCGCTGCTGGCCGAGTGCGCCGCCGCCGGGCAGCACCGTCCCACGCCGCTCGTGCTGCGGTACGGCCCGGGCGGTTACAACTGCCTGCACCAGGACGTCTACGGGGACCTGACCTTCCCGCTGCAGTTCCTCGTGATGCTCAGCCGCCCCGACGAGGACTTCACCGGCGGCGAGAGCGTGTTCGTGGAGCAGCGCCCACGCCAGCAGTCACGGCCGATCGTGTTGCGCCCACGGCAGGGCGAGGCGGTCGTGTTCCCGGTGCACCACCGGCCGCAGCACGGATCCCGCGGGTTCCACCGGGTGCAGATGCGGCACGGGGTCAGCGCCGTGCACAGCGGGAGCCGGCACGTGCTGGGGATCATCTTCCACAACGCCCGGTGA
- a CDS encoding DUF1761 domain-containing protein: MNLLAVLVSAVVAFLASGAYYAALGSRLARLSPAYAGPRRSVPVTAVVELVRGGAVAAAVAWLVTGLGIGGLVPALGLALVLWVAFPAVLLSGSVFHERVPAPLAAIHAGDWLLKLVLIAGIVTVWP, from the coding sequence ATGAACCTCCTCGCCGTCCTCGTCTCCGCCGTCGTCGCGTTCCTGGCGAGCGGCGCCTACTACGCCGCCCTCGGCTCCCGGCTCGCGCGGCTCTCGCCCGCCTACGCCGGGCCGCGCCGATCGGTTCCGGTCACGGCGGTGGTCGAGCTGGTCCGGGGCGGCGCCGTCGCGGCCGCCGTGGCGTGGCTCGTCACGGGCCTGGGGATCGGCGGGCTCGTCCCGGCACTGGGGCTCGCGCTCGTGCTCTGGGTCGCGTTCCCGGCCGTCCTGCTGTCCGGGTCGGTGTTCCACGAGCGGGTGCCCGCGCCCCTTGCCGCGATCCACGCCGGCGACTGGCTGCTGAAGCTCGTCCTGATCGCCGGCATCGTCACGGTGTGGCCCTGA
- a CDS encoding alpha/beta fold hydrolase — MTRATRVALAAVTALAAVAGCGAGAGNGPEPSQAAGAPAPGRYASIDGLEMYYEVHGPETGRPLVLLHGSLSGIQPDFGELIPVLARDRRVIAVEQQAHGHTADVDRPLRVDQMAADTTALLRQLGVQQADVLGFSTGAAVALDMGLKEPALVHKLVLVSPMYDPAGMHPGLIEGLAGLQPEMLHGTPFHEYYLAAASRPDDFGSLVEKNKDLQLNYPKHSASTIQSLAAPVLLVVGDSDVVRIDHVTEFFRLLGGAVNGDIAGLPQSQLAVLPGTTHIGVMHRPELPSIVPAFLDAPRPG, encoded by the coding sequence ATGACCAGGGCAACGCGTGTCGCGCTCGCCGCGGTGACCGCGCTCGCCGCCGTCGCAGGCTGTGGAGCGGGTGCCGGCAACGGCCCGGAGCCGTCGCAGGCCGCCGGTGCCCCGGCACCCGGGCGGTACGCCTCGATCGACGGCCTCGAGATGTACTACGAGGTCCACGGTCCGGAGACCGGTCGGCCCCTCGTGCTGCTGCACGGCTCGTTGTCGGGCATCCAGCCCGACTTCGGCGAGCTCATCCCGGTGCTGGCCAGGGACCGGCGGGTGATCGCCGTCGAGCAGCAGGCGCACGGGCACACCGCCGACGTCGACCGGCCGTTGCGCGTGGACCAGATGGCGGCCGACACCACCGCGCTGCTGCGGCAGCTCGGTGTGCAGCAGGCCGACGTCCTCGGCTTCAGCACCGGTGCGGCCGTCGCGCTGGACATGGGTCTGAAGGAGCCGGCCCTGGTGCACAAGCTCGTGCTCGTCTCGCCGATGTACGACCCGGCGGGCATGCACCCCGGCCTCATCGAAGGGCTGGCCGGGCTTCAGCCGGAGATGCTGCACGGCACGCCCTTCCACGAGTACTACCTGGCTGCCGCGTCTCGGCCGGACGACTTCGGGTCGCTGGTGGAGAAGAACAAGGATCTCCAGCTGAACTACCCGAAGCACTCGGCGAGCACCATCCAGTCGCTGGCAGCCCCGGTCCTCCTCGTGGTCGGGGACTCCGACGTGGTGCGCATCGATCACGTCACGGAGTTCTTCCGGCTGCTCGGCGGGGCCGTGAACGGCGACATCGCCGGGCTCCCGCAGTCGCAGCTGGCGGTGCTGCCCGGCACGACGCACATCGGGGTGATGCACCGGCCAGAGCTGCCCTCGATCGTCCCGGCCTTCCTCGACGCCCCGAGGCCGGGGTAG
- a CDS encoding P1 family peptidase, which yields MRPGPHNALTDVPGLRVGHASLEGPGAMSGTTVVLAPEGGAVAGADVRGAAPGTRETDLLHPGATVQRVHAVVLSGGSAYGLAAAGGVVARLEEAGIGFPVPGGVVPIVPGAVVFDLGRGGDFTVRPDAATGAAAYDAASDGPIPQGVVGAGTGALAGGIKGGIGTASAVLDDGAVVAALVVANAAGSAVDPATGELYGVRAGLPGEFPAVSVDAAALDELRAAPQPPALGTATTLAVVATDVTLDKAGCGRLATMGHDGLARAVAPAHTATDGDVVFGLSTATRPTPDLPGLVALHAAAADVVSRAIAHALLAAEGVATRARTWRSYRDIVGG from the coding sequence ATGCGTCCCGGACCCCACAACGCTCTGACCGACGTTCCCGGCCTGCGCGTGGGCCACGCCTCGCTCGAGGGGCCGGGCGCTATGAGCGGCACGACGGTCGTGCTCGCCCCCGAGGGCGGCGCGGTGGCCGGTGCGGACGTCCGGGGCGCGGCGCCCGGCACGCGTGAGACCGACCTGCTGCACCCGGGTGCCACCGTCCAGCGGGTGCACGCCGTGGTGCTCTCCGGTGGCAGCGCCTACGGGCTCGCGGCGGCCGGCGGTGTGGTGGCCCGGCTCGAGGAGGCGGGCATCGGCTTCCCCGTGCCGGGTGGAGTCGTGCCGATCGTGCCGGGCGCCGTCGTGTTCGACCTCGGCCGCGGCGGCGACTTCACCGTCCGGCCGGACGCGGCCACCGGCGCCGCCGCCTACGACGCGGCGAGCGACGGGCCGATACCGCAGGGTGTCGTCGGCGCAGGCACCGGTGCTCTCGCAGGCGGGATCAAGGGCGGGATCGGTACGGCCAGCGCCGTGCTGGACGACGGAGCGGTCGTTGCGGCCCTCGTCGTCGCGAACGCCGCCGGCTCGGCGGTCGATCCGGCGACCGGGGAGCTGTACGGGGTGCGCGCCGGGCTGCCCGGCGAGTTCCCGGCGGTCAGCGTCGACGCCGCGGCCCTCGACGAGCTGCGCGCAGCGCCCCAGCCGCCCGCGCTGGGCACTGCCACCACGCTCGCCGTCGTGGCCACGGACGTCACGCTGGACAAGGCCGGGTGCGGGCGGCTGGCGACCATGGGCCACGACGGCCTCGCCCGCGCCGTCGCGCCCGCCCACACCGCGACCGACGGCGACGTGGTCTTCGGGCTGTCCACCGCAACCCGGCCCACCCCGGACCTACCCGGCCTCGTCGCGCTGCACGCCGCGGCCGCCGACGTCGTCAGCCGGGCGATCGCGCACGCGCTGCTCGCGGCGGAGGGGGTGGCGACCAGGGCCCGGACCTGGCGCAGCTACCGCGACATCGTCGGGGGGTAG
- a CDS encoding BTAD domain-containing putative transcriptional regulator gives MRFGVLGPVAVWTDAGLPVRIPGRKVRALLADLLAHAGRPVPADRLIDDIWGERPPPSAQATLLAKVSQLRRALEDAEPGGRDLVVSGPAGFALRPAPDAVDARRFSRLTAQARGAEPRVAAALLAEALELWRGPALADFADAPFAAGFVAHLADQRLEAQEDAAELRLELGQHAELAGELIALVAEHPLRERLRGCAMRALYRAGRQAEALATYQDVQTRLADELGIDPSPELAALHQAILTRDPALDPTPPTAGRRRGNLPAARTELVGRDSAVIDVRKLLGADRLVTLTGPGGVGKTRLALAAAEAAADDFDDGAWLVELAAAARPGDPDVLGSLAEAALSALNVRVTAHPGQQASPPERLADVLRPQQLLLVLDNCEHVVEHVADLVELLLRAAPGLRVLATSREPLALAGEVVWSVAPLDVPLPGADDPAHVADSSAARLFVARAAAAATSFRLDADTAAPIAVLCRRLDGIPLALELAATRVRALGLDGVVARLDDRFRLLGVGHRGAPPRQQTLQAMIDWSWELLTSPEQVLLRRLAVHIGGATADAVAAVSADDDLPACDVPDLLARLVDRSLVEVTPGAGRRFRLLESVAEYSLGKLHDAGEDDVLRRRHADHYLALAEETAPGLHGAQQPHRLALLDAETANLRAAIAASDSERALRLVTTLCWYWVLRGRLDEARRALDTALALDGPAPAGLRATAVAWRAGIALMLGLPEASAAYAAGLPALDAITDPVVRARATWFLADTGTASDLPSATELFERALAISRACGDRWTEGAARLGRARLAHVRGDLRTLEREAGRAAELFRETGDRWGQLQATCWLGALAELGADHERAAALHREGLRWCEELGLWPEVSSRLAWLGWIATQSGDHARARAHGERALAVATEQGFHDGLTFARIVLGYASRRQGRLDAAQQHLDTVLDGTPRCADIAVHLPMVLTELGFLAELRGDPHTAFRLHGEAYDLARKISAPRDTSQALEGLAAALAAAGSPAAAATVLGAAAAARAAAELPTAPAERADVDRATAAARAVLGRPAFTEAFEAGGDLTPDEARVHAERALSPAV, from the coding sequence GTGCGGTTCGGTGTGCTCGGTCCGGTGGCCGTGTGGACGGATGCCGGACTACCGGTCAGGATCCCCGGCCGGAAGGTGCGCGCGCTGCTCGCCGACCTGCTGGCGCACGCGGGCCGTCCCGTTCCGGCCGATCGGCTGATCGACGACATCTGGGGCGAGCGGCCGCCGCCCAGCGCGCAGGCGACGCTCCTGGCGAAGGTCTCGCAGCTGCGCCGTGCACTGGAGGACGCCGAACCGGGTGGGCGCGACCTCGTGGTGTCGGGACCGGCGGGCTTCGCGCTGCGCCCCGCCCCGGACGCGGTCGACGCGCGCCGGTTCTCCAGGCTCACCGCGCAGGCACGGGGAGCCGAGCCGCGGGTAGCGGCGGCGCTGCTCGCCGAGGCGCTGGAGCTCTGGCGCGGGCCCGCCCTCGCCGACTTCGCCGACGCCCCGTTCGCCGCAGGCTTCGTCGCCCACCTCGCCGACCAGCGGCTCGAGGCTCAGGAGGACGCCGCCGAGCTGCGCCTCGAGCTCGGCCAGCACGCCGAGCTCGCCGGCGAGCTCATCGCGCTGGTGGCCGAGCACCCGTTGCGGGAACGGCTGCGCGGCTGCGCGATGCGCGCCCTGTACCGAGCGGGCCGCCAGGCCGAGGCGCTGGCGACCTACCAGGACGTGCAGACCCGGCTCGCCGACGAGCTGGGGATCGACCCGAGCCCGGAACTGGCCGCTCTGCACCAGGCGATCCTCACGAGGGACCCGGCGCTCGACCCGACCCCGCCCACAGCGGGCAGACGCAGGGGCAACCTTCCCGCCGCGCGCACGGAGCTCGTCGGCAGGGACAGCGCCGTGATCGACGTGCGGAAGCTGCTCGGCGCCGACCGGCTGGTCACCCTGACCGGGCCGGGGGGAGTCGGCAAGACCAGGCTGGCGCTGGCCGCGGCCGAGGCCGCCGCTGACGACTTCGACGACGGGGCGTGGCTGGTCGAGCTGGCCGCGGCCGCGCGGCCCGGCGATCCGGACGTGCTCGGGTCGCTGGCCGAGGCCGCCCTCTCGGCGCTGAACGTCCGGGTCACGGCGCACCCGGGGCAGCAGGCTTCTCCGCCCGAACGGCTGGCCGACGTGCTGCGGCCGCAACAGCTGCTGCTCGTACTGGACAACTGTGAACACGTCGTCGAGCACGTCGCCGACCTCGTCGAACTGCTGCTGCGGGCGGCACCGGGCCTGCGGGTGCTGGCCACCAGCCGGGAACCGCTCGCTCTGGCAGGCGAGGTGGTGTGGAGCGTCGCGCCGCTGGACGTACCCCTGCCGGGCGCCGACGACCCGGCACACGTCGCGGACAGCAGCGCAGCCCGGCTGTTCGTCGCGCGGGCCGCGGCCGCGGCCACGAGCTTCCGGCTCGATGCGGACACGGCGGCGCCGATCGCCGTGCTGTGCCGGCGGCTGGACGGGATCCCGCTGGCGCTGGAGTTGGCGGCCACGCGCGTGCGCGCCCTCGGGTTGGACGGCGTCGTGGCCCGGCTGGATGACAGGTTCCGGCTGCTCGGCGTCGGCCACCGCGGTGCCCCGCCCCGCCAGCAGACGCTGCAGGCCATGATCGATTGGAGCTGGGAGCTGCTCACGTCTCCCGAGCAGGTTCTGCTGAGGCGCCTCGCCGTGCACATCGGCGGCGCCACCGCGGATGCCGTCGCGGCAGTCAGCGCCGATGACGATCTGCCGGCGTGCGACGTGCCGGATCTGCTCGCCCGCCTCGTGGACCGCTCCCTCGTCGAGGTGACCCCCGGTGCGGGGCGGCGCTTCCGGCTGCTGGAGTCCGTGGCCGAGTACAGCCTCGGCAAATTGCACGACGCCGGCGAGGACGACGTCCTGCGCCGCCGCCACGCCGACCACTACCTGGCACTGGCCGAAGAGACCGCGCCCGGCCTGCACGGTGCGCAGCAGCCGCACCGGCTCGCCCTGCTCGACGCCGAGACGGCCAACCTGCGAGCCGCGATCGCGGCGAGTGACTCGGAACGCGCGCTGCGCCTGGTCACGACGCTGTGCTGGTACTGGGTGCTGCGGGGGCGTCTTGACGAGGCGCGCAGGGCACTGGACACCGCCCTCGCGCTGGACGGCCCGGCGCCCGCGGGACTGCGCGCCACCGCCGTGGCGTGGCGGGCCGGTATCGCACTCATGCTGGGCCTACCCGAGGCGTCCGCCGCGTACGCGGCGGGTCTGCCGGCCCTGGACGCGATCACCGACCCCGTCGTGCGGGCCCGTGCCACGTGGTTCCTCGCCGACACCGGCACGGCGAGCGATCTTCCCAGTGCCACCGAGCTGTTCGAGCGGGCGCTGGCGATCAGCCGCGCCTGCGGGGACCGCTGGACGGAAGGCGCAGCGCGCCTGGGCCGCGCCAGGCTCGCCCACGTGCGCGGCGACCTCCGCACCCTGGAACGCGAAGCCGGCCGGGCGGCCGAGCTGTTCCGCGAGACCGGCGACCGCTGGGGCCAGCTGCAGGCGACGTGCTGGCTGGGCGCGCTGGCCGAGCTCGGCGCCGACCACGAACGGGCCGCCGCACTGCACCGGGAGGGGCTGCGCTGGTGCGAGGAGCTCGGCCTGTGGCCCGAGGTGTCGTCCCGGCTGGCGTGGCTCGGCTGGATCGCGACGCAATCCGGGGACCACGCCCGAGCGAGAGCGCACGGCGAGCGGGCGCTCGCGGTCGCCACCGAGCAGGGCTTCCACGACGGGCTGACGTTCGCCCGCATCGTGCTCGGCTACGCGAGCCGCAGGCAGGGAAGGCTCGACGCGGCTCAGCAGCATCTCGACACGGTCCTCGACGGCACGCCGCGGTGTGCCGACATCGCGGTCCACCTGCCGATGGTGCTCACCGAGCTCGGCTTCCTCGCCGAGCTACGCGGTGACCCGCACACGGCGTTCCGCCTGCACGGCGAGGCCTACGACCTAGCCCGGAAGATCAGTGCTCCCCGGGACACCTCGCAGGCCCTCGAAGGGCTCGCCGCCGCCCTCGCCGCCGCCGGGTCGCCCGCAGCGGCCGCGACCGTGCTGGGGGCGGCGGCCGCGGCCCGCGCCGCGGCGGAGCTGCCGACGGCGCCCGCCGAGCGCGCCGACGTGGACCGCGCCACCGCCGCCGCCCGCGCCGTCCTCGGCCGGCCCGCCTTCACCGAGGCGTTCGAGGCAGGCGGCGATCTCACGCCCGACGAGGCACGCGTCCATGCCGAGCGCGCCCTCTCCCCCGCTGTGTGA
- a CDS encoding FAD binding domain-containing protein produces MIPAQFDYVKPSSVDEAVRALQEAGDDAKILAGGQSLLPVLRLRLAAPTLLVDLGGIAELRGIREEGDRVVVGAMTSYYDIIRDESVQRHVALLAQATETVADSQVRHRGTLGGSLAHADPAGDLGAVALALDAELVIAGPSGSRTVPAPQFFVDYFTTALGEGDILTEIRFPKYTGWGSHYEKFNRTAQAWSMVAIAAAVRVEGGTIAEARVGLTNMGSTPIRAAGVEQALVGQPATAEAVRAAAERVTEGTAAPSDADAAADYREHLAKVLTGRAVLAAAG; encoded by the coding sequence GTGATCCCCGCCCAGTTCGACTACGTCAAGCCGTCGTCGGTCGACGAGGCAGTCCGGGCTCTGCAGGAGGCAGGCGACGACGCGAAGATCCTCGCCGGCGGGCAGAGCCTGCTCCCGGTGCTGCGGCTGCGGCTCGCCGCCCCCACCCTGCTCGTCGATCTCGGCGGGATCGCCGAGCTGCGCGGGATCCGGGAAGAGGGCGACCGCGTGGTCGTCGGGGCGATGACGTCGTACTACGACATCATCCGCGACGAGTCCGTGCAGCGGCACGTCGCGCTGCTGGCGCAGGCCACCGAGACCGTCGCCGACAGCCAGGTGCGCCACCGCGGCACGCTCGGCGGGTCGCTCGCCCACGCCGACCCGGCGGGCGACCTCGGTGCGGTCGCGCTCGCCCTCGACGCCGAGCTCGTGATCGCCGGACCGTCCGGCAGCCGCACGGTGCCTGCGCCGCAGTTCTTCGTCGACTACTTCACCACGGCGCTCGGCGAGGGCGACATCCTCACCGAGATCCGGTTCCCGAAGTACACGGGCTGGGGCAGCCACTACGAGAAGTTCAACCGCACAGCGCAGGCCTGGTCGATGGTCGCGATCGCGGCCGCCGTCCGGGTCGAGGGCGGCACGATCGCGGAGGCGCGGGTGGGGCTCACGAACATGGGCAGCACACCGATCCGCGCCGCAGGTGTGGAGCAGGCGCTCGTGGGGCAACCCGCCACCGCGGAGGCGGTACGCGCAGCGGCCGAACGGGTCACCGAGGGCACCGCCGCGCCGAGTGACGCGGATGCGGCTGCGGACTACCGTGAACATCTGGCCAAGGTGCTCACCGGCCGCGCGGTGTTGGCGGCCGCAGGCTGA
- a CDS encoding SRPBCC family protein, producing MQLENKFTIDAPIDKAWEALNTPETVAPCFPGATLQEYEGDSFTGTVKVKLGPISLTYKGKGTYVTRDDANHKVVIEANGRDSRGNGTASATVTGTMVADGPNRTAVTMVTDMTITGRPAQFGRGVISDVADKIIGQFSACVASKLAPAAEAPAAAAPAPAKPSPSPAAPSGEGASAPAAAAGTVAAPATSGRTNGSGSAEAAAAAKGPVLAPKATTSSGPLRSEVDAIDLLDTAGAPVLKRLAPVAGGALLLLIIFLIRRARR from the coding sequence ATGCAGCTGGAGAACAAGTTCACGATCGACGCGCCGATCGACAAGGCGTGGGAGGCGCTGAACACGCCGGAGACGGTGGCTCCCTGCTTCCCGGGCGCCACCCTGCAGGAGTACGAGGGCGACTCTTTCACCGGCACCGTCAAGGTGAAGCTCGGGCCGATCTCGCTCACCTACAAGGGGAAGGGCACGTACGTCACGCGCGACGACGCGAACCACAAGGTCGTCATCGAGGCGAATGGGCGCGACTCCCGCGGCAACGGCACGGCGAGTGCCACCGTCACCGGCACGATGGTCGCCGACGGGCCCAACCGCACCGCCGTCACCATGGTCACCGACATGACCATCACGGGCCGGCCCGCCCAGTTCGGCCGCGGTGTCATCTCCGACGTCGCAGACAAGATCATCGGGCAGTTCTCGGCCTGCGTGGCCAGCAAGCTCGCGCCGGCGGCCGAGGCGCCCGCAGCGGCGGCGCCCGCCCCGGCCAAGCCGTCGCCTTCCCCGGCGGCGCCGAGCGGTGAGGGTGCGTCCGCGCCCGCGGCTGCGGCCGGAACGGTCGCCGCACCGGCCACGAGCGGCCGCACGAACGGCAGCGGATCGGCGGAGGCAGCGGCCGCCGCGAAGGGGCCGGTGCTCGCGCCGAAGGCGACGACCAGCAGCGGCCCGCTGCGCAGCGAGGTCGACGCGATCGACCTGCTCGACACGGCGGGCGCCCCGGTGCTCAAGCGCCTGGCCCCGGTGGCCGGGGGCGCGCTGCTCCTGCTCATCATCTTCCTGATCCGCCGCGCGCGCCGCTGA
- a CDS encoding xanthine dehydrogenase family protein molybdopterin-binding subunit, which translates to MTTTAEPTTSGEIGRARVRKEDARLITGRSRYTDAITPAGTLHVSVVRSTFAHARINGIDTSAAKKAPGVVGVYTAADLGVESVGLPCAWPITPDQKAPQRPLLASGTVHFAGEGVAVVVARSIAAARDAADLVDVDYEPLDPVLDMEAALADGATLVHPDLGTNESATWVFDSGEAGTGDNVADAIAAAESDPDSVVVRRRFRQQRLIPAFMEPRSVVVDPTGEQITFYSATQIPHILRTMTSVVLGVPESKLRVIAPDVGGGFGGKIGVIPEEMLCVVLAQKLGKPVKWTETRSESLLAAHHGRDQIQDITITAKKDGTVTGLDVKLLADMGAYLGLVGPGVPILGAFMFNAIYKIPAYKFTCTNVFTTKTLTDAYRGAGRPEATFAIERIMDELAAELGRDPMELRQQNWIKHEEFPFTTVCGLTYDSGNYEQATRQAMDLFDYAGLRREQEERRRSGDPVQLGIGISTFTEMCGLAPSRVLGSLAYGAGGWEAASIRMLATGKVEVITGASPHGQGHETAFSQIVADQLGVPFEDVEILHGDTQISPKGLDTYGSRSLAVGGIAIVNAAEKVIAKARKLAAHMLEADENDIEFENGTFSVRGTDKGKAIQEIAFAAFMAHDLPEGMEPSLDADAVYDPENFSFPHGTHLAAIEVDTETGHVSVRKYVCVDDIGNVINPLIVEGQVHGGLAQGIAQALFEEANYDEQGTLVNGTFVDYTLPSSADLPSFDTHVVSTPATSNPLGVKGVGEAGTIASTPAIVNGVIDALRDLGVMEVEMPCTSQRVWRAIQDAKGRSTQDTPVDTHSPGAGLGSIDPNNPQGEVQ; encoded by the coding sequence ATGACGACGACCGCCGAACCCACCACATCCGGCGAGATCGGGCGTGCCCGCGTCCGCAAGGAGGACGCGCGCCTGATCACGGGCCGCTCCCGGTACACCGACGCGATCACCCCCGCCGGCACGCTGCACGTCTCCGTGGTCCGGTCGACGTTCGCGCACGCGCGGATCAACGGGATCGACACGTCCGCCGCGAAGAAGGCCCCCGGCGTCGTCGGCGTCTACACCGCAGCCGATCTCGGCGTCGAGTCCGTCGGCCTGCCGTGCGCGTGGCCGATCACGCCCGATCAGAAGGCGCCGCAGCGGCCCCTGCTCGCCAGCGGCACCGTGCACTTCGCGGGCGAGGGCGTCGCCGTCGTCGTCGCCCGGTCGATCGCGGCGGCCAGGGACGCCGCGGACCTCGTCGACGTCGACTACGAGCCGCTCGACCCGGTGCTCGACATGGAGGCCGCGCTCGCCGACGGCGCCACGCTCGTGCACCCCGACCTCGGCACCAACGAGAGCGCCACCTGGGTGTTCGACTCCGGCGAGGCGGGCACCGGCGACAACGTCGCCGACGCGATCGCCGCGGCCGAGTCCGACCCCGACTCCGTCGTGGTGCGCCGCCGGTTCCGCCAGCAGCGGCTCATCCCGGCGTTCATGGAGCCGCGCTCGGTGGTCGTGGACCCCACCGGCGAGCAGATCACCTTCTACTCGGCCACCCAGATCCCGCACATCCTGCGCACGATGACGTCGGTGGTGCTCGGCGTCCCCGAGAGCAAGCTGCGGGTCATCGCCCCCGACGTCGGCGGCGGGTTCGGCGGCAAGATCGGCGTGATCCCCGAGGAGATGCTCTGCGTCGTGCTGGCGCAGAAGCTCGGCAAGCCGGTCAAGTGGACCGAGACGCGGTCGGAGTCGCTGCTCGCGGCCCACCACGGGCGCGACCAGATCCAGGACATCACGATCACGGCCAAGAAGGACGGCACGGTCACCGGCCTCGACGTCAAGCTGCTGGCCGACATGGGCGCCTACCTCGGCCTCGTCGGACCCGGCGTGCCGATCCTGGGCGCGTTCATGTTCAACGCGATCTACAAGATCCCGGCCTACAAGTTCACCTGCACCAACGTCTTCACCACGAAGACGCTGACGGACGCCTACCGGGGCGCGGGACGGCCCGAGGCCACGTTCGCGATCGAGCGGATCATGGACGAGCTGGCGGCCGAGCTCGGCCGCGACCCGATGGAGCTGCGCCAGCAGAACTGGATCAAGCACGAGGAGTTCCCGTTCACCACGGTGTGCGGGCTCACCTACGACTCCGGCAACTACGAGCAGGCCACGCGGCAGGCGATGGACCTGTTCGACTACGCGGGCCTGCGCCGCGAGCAGGAGGAGCGCAGGCGCTCGGGCGACCCGGTGCAGCTCGGCATCGGGATCTCGACGTTCACCGAGATGTGCGGGCTGGCCCCGTCCCGGGTGCTCGGGTCGCTGGCCTACGGTGCGGGCGGCTGGGAGGCCGCGAGCATCCGGATGCTCGCCACCGGCAAGGTCGAGGTCATCACCGGGGCCTCACCGCACGGGCAGGGTCACGAGACGGCGTTCAGCCAGATCGTGGCCGACCAGCTCGGCGTGCCGTTCGAGGACGTCGAGATCCTGCACGGCGACACCCAGATATCGCCGAAGGGCCTCGACACCTACGGGTCGCGCTCGCTCGCCGTCGGCGGCATCGCGATCGTCAACGCGGCGGAGAAGGTGATCGCGAAGGCCAGGAAGCTCGCGGCGCACATGCTCGAGGCCGACGAGAACGACATCGAGTTCGAGAACGGCACGTTCTCGGTGCGCGGCACGGACAAGGGCAAGGCCATCCAGGAGATCGCGTTCGCCGCGTTCATGGCGCACGACCTCCCGGAGGGGATGGAGCCCTCGCTCGACGCCGACGCCGTGTACGACCCGGAGAACTTCTCCTTCCCGCACGGCACGCACCTCGCCGCGATCGAGGTCGACACCGAGACCGGGCACGTCAGCGTGCGCAAGTACGTCTGCGTGGACGACATCGGCAACGTGATCAACCCCCTGATCGTCGAGGGACAGGTGCACGGCGGGCTCGCACAGGGCATCGCACAGGCCCTGTTCGAGGAGGCCAACTACGACGAGCAGGGCACGCTGGTCAACGGAACGTTCGTCGACTACACGCTGCCCTCGTCCGCCGACCTGCCGAGCTTCGACACCCACGTCGTGAGCACGCCGGCCACTTCCAACCCGCTGGGGGTGAAGGGAGTCGGCGAGGCGGGCACCATCGCGTCCACCCCGGCCATCGTCAACGGCGTGATCGACGCCCTGCGCGACCTCGGCGTCATGGAGGTCGAGATGCCGTGCACGTCGCAGCGCGTGTGGCGGGCCATCCAGGACGCGAAGGGCCGTTCCACGCAGGACACTCCGGTCGACACCCATTCTCCGGGCGCGGGCCTCGGCTCGATCGACCCGAACAACCCCCAGGGAGAGGTCCAGTGA
- a CDS encoding MoaD/ThiS family protein: MTSTTTVTITVRYFAAARAAAGVETELLEVAGTVDDAIRTIRERHGAGLGRVLARCSYLLDEVAVRDRSTPLPAGATLDVLPPFAGG, encoded by the coding sequence ATGACGTCCACGACGACCGTCACCATCACCGTGCGCTACTTCGCGGCGGCCCGCGCCGCCGCGGGCGTCGAGACCGAGCTCCTCGAGGTGGCCGGCACGGTCGACGACGCGATCCGGACCATCCGCGAACGCCACGGCGCCGGGCTGGGCCGGGTGCTCGCCCGCTGCAGTTACCTGCTCGACGAGGTCGCCGTCCGCGACCGGTCCACACCGCTGCCGGCCGGGGCCACGCTGGACGTCCTGCCGCCCTTCGCCGGAGGCTGA